tttcttttcttccattatCATAGTCGCCCCATACTTACCGGCACCCCCTCTTCCTTCCCttctctccttcattttcttttctttcttccatttcttccttcTATCTTCTCTTTTCCATCTCATGACCAATATCATCACCCTCCACATCTTTCACTCATGGATATGATAACCCCCATTCTATTAGAATTTATGTAAGTGaatggaaattagaattttcttttccttagaagacattgttttttaatagataTAACTTGTTTTGAAGGATGTGTCTTGTATTTAAAAGATACattctttttcaaaagatatGTCTATTACCTTAAAGACACGTCTCTTCTAAAGGTCATcactaaatttataaataggGATCTCATATGgcattttcattcattcatccattcttttcactctttttcttttattgtcaTTCAAGTCATTTCTAACTTCAAGTCTAGTCATTTATCTTTTCTATCAAATATTTAGTATTCAAGAAAGTACAAATCATCAAATGATTTGCTATTTCTTGTTATTTGAAGTgctattattacaaaaaaaaataaaaaattgttatatctTGGGAGATGATTATCAATAAACCGTAAGTACATGAGTGGGATAAATTCGTTCTAAGAACATAAAGTCAAACTCTAGCCTTGATCAACCTTATTTGTGAGctacttcattttatttgtatattttttatacacatTTATTATCCATATATTTCAATGATCTAGATAACACTTTCATCCTATATCTGCACAGTCATGATGGGACCATCACCTTTCTCCACTGACACCGTTCTTGTTGCACTATGCATTGGCAACTATTACACCTCCTTGCCCTTGTTGCTACCATTCATAGTTTCCATTATTGCACTTTCTCACTTGGagtaaaagatgaaaatattggtaaatatgaatatattagattttatgaatatattgaaaatatcgataaaatattaataaatattttgaagcAGGGTTTCAAACCATCAAGTTATTAGATAGGACTTAAGTCCTTTATCAATATCTTAACATGTTTCAATTTTACTGAAATCGAATCCAGAAAATAGAGAAagtaaaaatacttttcaaaattattttgttctcacaaataaaatattatctgaaataaaatattatattggaaGGTCATATAAACTATCATAttcttttattgaattattaattatcataaaatcgttaatttttgtattagaagtaatttattttaatggattaaaaaatataattaatccattcttttttaatcatagatatattaaaattaatttattagactattgaattataaattttaaaaaataaatataatttggttatttttattattcttgtGTAAAAGAATTTCAATATCAAATAACAAggtttttttcaattttcaaaatagtttcccaaaaaattacttttattcaAAACCTCCTTAAATAACAAGGTTTCCTAATTCTTTTAAGATCGAGGGCAATGGTTGGGCATTTCCCCCTAAGCATCACCTGGAAGCCGACGGTGGAGATCAACAATCTGAGATTCCCCTACCAAGGAATCGACGGCCAACCTCCTCCCGGATCTACGCCTCTGATCGGCCACTTCTCTCTCACTCTCAACTCCGGCGACGTCTGCCTCCTAGTCTGAATGcaagaaaaaaacattatcttaaaatttaattcatttccTTAATTCACAAGTAATGGACTTTCCACAGTGTAGTCTTATcattatttatacattatcCATTCCACTTAATCTACATAGTCCACACTTTAGGGCAACTAACATAACTATAAGATCTTTCCAGGCATGTGGGTTCTTTACACGTGGCAAATCACCGTCCTCTACATGGGATCTGCCAGGTGCATGCTCCTTCTGACGAATTCGATCTTCACACTAATAACCACCACTGGCCCCCACCTCACCTGTTCCgaaatggaataataaaaaatgacagACGCGTGCTTTTTCGACGCGTGGCAGTTATCATGCCTAGTGGCGCCACAAGGGGCGCCTTTCGTGTAAAGGGTTTACACGCCTGGTCGGTGAGGATAGCGAGCGGCGGTGAAGAGGTGGCGTTTTTTTGAAATACCGGATTTACCCTGAGTGAAACTTCGCGAGGGTGAGGGATCCGGTGTATCGCATATCGTGGGTGTAGAAAGTTTCCGACATATCTGAACCGTTGATTATGCGAGAAACGCCTAAAATGGACCAAATCATGATTTTATATGTAAAGATATGTTATAGATTTTCATATTTTGGTGGATTTTGGAGCGTTCATATTGATCCTTTATGGTTAATGGTTGGATTCACACGTGATAATTTGTACATCCGAAAAACACGATGAATTgctcttaaaattaatatttttttgctcTAACAActactcttaaaaataaaaaactataaagGGTAATTTAGTCATCAGCAGAGTCTTCTACTGGATTCGACTGCCTTGGACTGGAATCCGGAACTCTCCTTCATCGTCGGATTGGAATTTCCGCCACGCGTACCGGGGGGATTATTCTAGGGAGAGGATAACGCAGGAATCTATGGAAAGGAAAACGACACCGTTTTGGTCGAAATTTGAGGAATGCGACAAATGAAACGACGGCGTTTTGAGAAGAAAGCCGAGTGGACGCGTGGGCTTCATGTATTGATCCACCTCGTACTTCAcattttcatatgattttctTGATTCAATCCAACTACCCTCAATGCCTATATAAACACCACACTACACCACCCAAAATCTACAACAAACTCACAATTTGATCCAAACAACTTTCAActttccctcattttctttctagtttTCTTTAGTTGAAGGCTCTAATGGCTCCTACTTTGGCCTCTGCAACTGGTTTAGCCAAGGCTGCCAGCATTTCCAGCCGGGCGTATGTGACTTTCTTGGCCGGTAACGGCGACTACGTGAAGGGCGTGGTGGGGCTGGCCAAGGGGCTGAGAAAGGTGAAAACCGCATACCCACTTGTGGTGGCGGTACTGCCGGACGTCCCGGCGGAGCACCGCCGCATTCTGGAGGACCAGGGCTGCGTCGTCAGGGAGATCGAGCCGGTGAACCCGCCGGAGAACCAGACCCAGTTCGCCATGGCCTACTACGTCATCAACTACTCCAAACTCCGCATCTGGGAGGTGGGTCTTTAGCcatttcatcaaattttcaccCTCTGATTCTTACTTGACTTTTTCTAATTCtgggttctttttttttgttttcagtttGTGGAGTACAGTAAGATGATATACTTGGACGGAGACATACAGGTGTTTGGTAACATAGACCATTTGTTTGATTTGGATGATGGGCATTTCTATGCTGTGATGGACTGTTTCTGTGAGAAGACGTGGAGCAACTCGCCGCAGTACAAGATTGGGTACTGCCAGCAGTGCCCGGAGAAGGTGCAGTGGCCGGCGGAGATGGGTCCAGCACCTCCTCTCTACTTCAACGCCGGCATGTTTGTGTTTGAGCCTTGCCTTTCCGTCTATGATGATCTCCTTACCACTCTCAAGATCACAACTCCTACCTCCTTTGCCGAGCAGGTTTGTCAAATTCCATGAGGGTGTTTTGTCATTTTGGCTCGTTTAGGATCTGTTTGGATTAATTTTTGCCTGGGTTTCCAATCGTTCAACTctgaactattttttttcctggtTTTTCTAACATGGATGAGGTGTTTTGAGGTCATTTCTGTCGTTTTAAACtaatttagtttttgttttgcttgaaaattttgttttttgttatccTCTAGTTCCATTTTTCTGGTTTTTCTCTAAACTCGCTTTTACTGAGAACATGTTTTCATAAAACACATGCCCCTTGGTGCAACACACTTGAGGGCTTGTTTGTCATTTCAAACTGATTCCGGTATGTTTGGCTCAactgttttctttcttcctgttataaaaatatttcagggATTTTGGGGCCTTGTCCTTTTCAAACACCTCCCTGAATTAGGTTTCGGTTTTTTCTACTTTGGCGCATGCCAAACTGTTTCTTTTGGCTTCTTGCTTTCTTAAAACTGAAAATTCTTACAAAACTCAACCAGTCAACATTTCCTAGGAAACAGCCAAACAGGGGCTCAGGTTCTTGTCCATGAAACTTTTCCTTTTCAGTTGTATCATCTAATACCTACCATTTTGTATATTTCTGTTTGCAGGACTATTTGAATATGTTCTTCAGGGACATCTACAGGCCCATTCCACCCACCTACAACCTTGTTTTAGCCATGCTATGGCGCCACCCAGAGAACATTGACCTTCAAAGAACCAATGTTGTTCACTATTGTGCTGCTGTAAGTATCATTTCTAAGTCCGGAATTAATCCGTAAACCCTAAATCCACAACCCTAGACCGGTTTATAATAAATCTGTATTGGATTTCCAGGGTTCAAAGCCATGGAGGTATACTGGGAAGGAGGAGAACATGGAGAGGGAGGATATAAAGATGTTGGTGAAGAAGTGGTGGGATATATACAATGATGAGAGCTTGGATTACAGGAACTCATCTGCAGACGGAAAGCCATTCACGGTGGCGCTTTCAGAGGCCGGCGTAGTCCACTACATTGCCGCCCCATCGGCTGCCTAGATCGGTTGCTTAAGCTTAGTTTATATAAATAGGAGTTTAGTTTTAGTAGTTGGGGTTGGTTTGAAGCCAGGGTGAACATATTCTTCTTCTTGTAAAGTTTTAAGTCTAGGAGAAGGGTTGTATTGGGAGGATATGTAAggttgatgatttttttttttttatttccatttttgttgATTGGAATTTGTTGGGTTTATGAatattggatgatatgaatgtaACAAAATACATTAATTAGTATACGATTGGTGTAAAGTTACCACATGCTTTTGTGTTCAAAAGCATAGAATTCCTATCTATATGCATACAAGTTGATTCTTAagtttctttcaattttatttcttgaagCTATTTTTGCATACAAGTTGTAGTATCGAGAAACCAGAGCCAATCGATCTAACACTACTTACTGAAGCGAAAAACATGGAATCCCTTAGTTGctgagaaattaaaatttgagctTCAAATATTCGCTATTTATTGCCTGAGGAAACTTAAACCTTCAATGCTCTGAGTCGAatactttctttcctttctttcctcaGTTTTCTCTCCAACCAAACCATAGCTAGCGAAAATTTAATCTCTAATTAATCGAAAATGAGAAGcataatgaaactaaaaaaaaataaaaatcagctATTATCATCTGATTCCACTCGGTCACTGACCTAAAGATTAGATCTACACTATTCAAATTTCTCAGTAAGAGCGAAAACTCAAAACTCCACCGAATCAAACCTTATTACAGAATCATTTCCACTATCTTAGTTGAATTATCAATTCTCTTTCCTTCAGTTTCCTACATTTTCCCGGGATCCATACAGAGAACCAACACAACATaaacaaaatcttcaaatttcaattctttttttttttaaagcaaattaGATTAAAATCCAGGCATACCAGTGAGTGCTTGGAAGCAATGGAGATCGAATGCATCCGCATCCGCTTCAAGGAGTTCGTTCCCTGAGCAACCCTTAGTCGGCGATAATGCTGAGAAATCGCATGCTTCGAATGCCATAAACTCGCCGATCGCAAGCTATCATTCGTGTC
Above is a genomic segment from Vitis riparia cultivar Riparia Gloire de Montpellier isolate 1030 chromosome 14, EGFV_Vit.rip_1.0, whole genome shotgun sequence containing:
- the LOC117931264 gene encoding galactinol synthase 2-like; the protein is MAPTLASATGLAKAASISSRAYVTFLAGNGDYVKGVVGLAKGLRKVKTAYPLVVAVLPDVPAEHRRILEDQGCVVREIEPVNPPENQTQFAMAYYVINYSKLRIWEFVEYSKMIYLDGDIQVFGNIDHLFDLDDGHFYAVMDCFCEKTWSNSPQYKIGYCQQCPEKVQWPAEMGPAPPLYFNAGMFVFEPCLSVYDDLLTTLKITTPTSFAEQDYLNMFFRDIYRPIPPTYNLVLAMLWRHPENIDLQRTNVVHYCAAGSKPWRYTGKEENMEREDIKMLVKKWWDIYNDESLDYRNSSADGKPFTVALSEAGVVHYIAAPSAA